In one window of Dokdonia sp. PRO95 DNA:
- a CDS encoding DUF3526 domain-containing protein produces MYSLLLKSFFRTRIFLISLVLLLGVGIISILIGKQYLIKQQKVINAAKQYQTESINQNIQYHSDDLGLLLYYQRFAFIKEPAAISAISIGQSDVNPLLQAVTIRGLEGQKYDTDFENPSLLMSGNLDLGFVIIYLFPLVLIAMTFNLYSEEKELGTWRILSAQTSSKTVYLLKKLMVRGLFVITLFSILMIVASIILNIPLDVNFAGVFVQGLLYLIFWLSLCLCAISFLKSSSFNALILTSVWVILTILIPAIVNNYVTNKYPVPEALNAMVEQRDGYHEKWDLKKDITMDGFLEAYPQYVGYDVPEDVFSWIWYYGMQHMGDLTAQETSEEMTEKLTMRNNVSRKIANFVPTMHAQLSFNKLAGTDMNSHLDFLKELTRFHENLRLGFYTKIFDKESVDAVQWDNHQAKFYKQSHTFNWLYLIFPTVLISFIISTISIYNFRKI; encoded by the coding sequence ATGTATTCACTTTTATTAAAATCATTTTTCAGGACAAGAATCTTCCTGATTAGCCTAGTTTTACTATTGGGAGTTGGTATTATAAGTATTTTAATAGGAAAACAATACTTGATAAAGCAGCAAAAAGTAATTAATGCTGCCAAACAATATCAAACAGAAAGTATTAACCAAAATATACAATACCATAGTGATGATCTGGGGCTATTATTATATTATCAACGGTTTGCCTTTATAAAGGAACCAGCTGCTATAAGTGCTATTTCTATTGGTCAAAGCGATGTAAATCCTTTACTTCAAGCAGTCACCATACGTGGTCTTGAAGGACAAAAATATGATACAGATTTTGAAAATCCATCACTCTTAATGTCTGGAAATTTAGATTTGGGATTTGTAATTATATATTTATTTCCTTTGGTTCTAATTGCGATGACCTTTAATTTATATTCTGAAGAAAAAGAATTAGGTACTTGGCGTATTCTTTCTGCTCAAACTTCTAGTAAGACGGTATACTTACTTAAAAAATTAATGGTACGTGGGCTTTTTGTAATTACACTATTTAGTATTCTTATGATAGTGGCAAGCATAATACTCAATATACCCTTAGATGTTAATTTTGCAGGTGTATTTGTTCAAGGTTTGTTATATCTCATTTTTTGGCTCTCTCTTTGTTTATGCGCCATTTCATTCTTAAAAAGTTCAAGTTTTAATGCACTTATATTAACTTCAGTATGGGTGATTCTAACCATTCTAATTCCTGCCATAGTTAATAATTATGTGACTAATAAATATCCCGTTCCAGAAGCTCTCAATGCAATGGTAGAACAACGTGATGGATATCATGAAAAATGGGATTTAAAGAAGGATATTACCATGGATGGTTTCTTGGAAGCTTACCCTCAATATGTGGGTTATGATGTTCCTGAAGATGTCTTTAGCTGGATTTGGTATTACGGAATGCAGCACATGGGTGACCTCACAGCACAAGAAACAAGTGAGGAAATGACAGAAAAATTAACGATGCGAAATAATGTAAGTAGGAAAATAGCAAATTTTGTTCCTACAATGCACGCACAGCTTAGCTTCAATAAATTGGCTGGAACTGATATGAATAGTCATTTAGACTTTCTAAAAGAACTAACACGTTTTCACGAAAATTTGCGTTTGGGATTTTATACGAAGATTTTTGATAAAGAGTCTGTAGATGCCGTACAGTGGGATAATCACCAAGCAAAGTTCTATAAACAAAGTCACACTTTTAATTGGCTTTATTTAATATTTCCAACAGTATTAATAAGCTTTATTATAAGCACGATTAGCATATATAATTTTAGGAAAATTTAA
- a CDS encoding ABC transporter ATP-binding protein: MLRALNITKSYNGNVALKDVTFEVSKGEIFCLLGQNGAGKTTTINIFLGFINKDGGQAFIADKEVGVDDVNHLTAYIPETVQLYGNLTGLENLDFFSRLAGFKYSNLELSEFLDKTGLQQEAQSNRLSSYSKGMRQKVGIAIALAKNAEVIFMDEPTSGLDPKATSEFTTICKELAAMGKIIFMATHDIFNAVELGTTIGIMKKGVLAQKLNANSINAEQLNQLYLQTI, from the coding sequence ATGCTACGAGCATTAAATATTACTAAGTCCTACAATGGAAATGTAGCACTTAAGGACGTGACATTTGAGGTGTCAAAAGGCGAAATCTTTTGTTTACTTGGCCAAAACGGAGCTGGTAAAACAACAACAATCAATATATTTTTAGGTTTTATAAATAAAGATGGAGGCCAAGCATTTATAGCCGATAAGGAAGTAGGTGTAGATGACGTAAATCACCTCACGGCTTATATTCCTGAAACGGTACAGCTATATGGGAATCTTACTGGGTTAGAAAATTTAGACTTTTTTAGTAGGCTAGCAGGTTTTAAATATTCGAATTTAGAGCTTAGTGAATTTCTAGATAAAACTGGGCTGCAACAAGAAGCTCAATCAAATAGACTCTCCTCCTATTCTAAGGGAATGCGTCAAAAGGTAGGTATTGCTATCGCCCTTGCTAAAAATGCTGAAGTCATTTTTATGGATGAACCTACTTCTGGTCTAGATCCAAAAGCTACATCAGAGTTTACAACAATCTGCAAGGAACTTGCAGCGATGGGTAAAATTATTTTTATGGCTACACACGATATTTTTAATGCTGTAGAACTCGGCACTACTATAGGCATTATGAAAAAAGGTGTACTTGCCCAAAAGCTTAATGCTAATAGCATTAATGCCGAACAACTTAACCAACTTTATTTACAAACTATTTAA
- a CDS encoding DUF3526 domain-containing protein, with the protein MRREVIYLLARQLWKDAFRSKVMIIALGLMVFLMFFSVQTGWSSYHDQNYTRGLVQDEVQASWENNPDKHPHRMSHYGSFALRMKHILSVFDLGMENFVGNAVFLEAHKQNTVNFSEASMSTGLLRFGEVSLAMLLKIIVPLLLFYLGYATIAREREHGTLKLLIGQGITRKEIVFGKWLGIYYLSLIFLIPVFTIVLVMILLESHDTMHSRSLIRYLILFISYSLFFAILSAITILVTGYSATAKGALVKLLGIWLLFVIVLPKSLQAAGYYLYPTPSKIEMEMLVEHDLKKLGDSHNPDDVHFNALRDSVLLVHAVKNVEDLPFNYSGFVMSEGEKLSTSVYLKHQNDLYNVYTKQNNVERYSAFINPYTAVNNISMAFSGTDFQSFLHFKDEAEAYRYHLAQEMNQLQMDYIPNKGKEGPSVISNEFWKNFPPFEYHFLSISRLFQNELISILAVLMWIIVSLFGLFKLSKNLKAL; encoded by the coding sequence ATGCGTAGAGAAGTAATTTACCTACTAGCACGCCAGTTATGGAAAGATGCTTTTAGATCCAAAGTAATGATTATCGCTTTGGGCCTTATGGTATTTTTAATGTTTTTTTCTGTGCAAACTGGCTGGTCTAGCTACCACGATCAGAATTATACAAGAGGTTTAGTACAAGATGAAGTACAAGCGAGCTGGGAGAATAATCCAGATAAACATCCACATCGCATGTCACATTATGGCTCTTTTGCACTGAGGATGAAGCACATCCTCAGTGTTTTTGACCTAGGTATGGAAAATTTTGTAGGTAATGCTGTATTTCTAGAGGCGCATAAACAAAATACTGTAAACTTTTCTGAAGCAAGTATGTCTACAGGGCTATTGCGTTTTGGAGAAGTAAGTCTTGCAATGCTCCTGAAAATCATTGTACCCTTGCTGCTTTTTTATCTAGGTTATGCTACCATTGCTAGGGAGCGTGAGCATGGAACATTAAAATTACTTATAGGTCAGGGAATAACTAGAAAGGAAATTGTTTTTGGTAAATGGTTAGGTATATATTATTTATCACTTATTTTTTTGATTCCTGTATTTACAATCGTACTGGTGATGATTTTACTTGAGTCACATGACACAATGCATTCTAGGAGCCTAATACGTTATCTCATATTGTTTATATCGTATTCATTGTTTTTTGCTATTCTCAGTGCGATAACAATTTTAGTTACTGGGTATAGTGCAACAGCTAAAGGAGCTCTAGTAAAACTTTTAGGGATATGGCTGCTATTTGTAATTGTACTTCCAAAATCTTTACAAGCCGCTGGCTATTATCTCTATCCCACTCCATCAAAGATTGAGATGGAGATGCTAGTAGAACATGATTTAAAGAAACTAGGAGATAGTCATAATCCAGATGACGTTCATTTTAATGCTTTACGTGATTCTGTACTTCTCGTGCATGCTGTAAAAAATGTAGAAGATCTTCCTTTTAATTATAGTGGTTTTGTGATGTCTGAGGGTGAAAAACTGAGTACCTCGGTGTATTTAAAACATCAGAATGATTTATATAACGTTTACACGAAACAAAATAATGTAGAGCGTTACTCAGCTTTTATTAATCCATATACTGCAGTAAATAATATTTCGATGGCGTTTTCTGGTACTGATTTTCAATCTTTTTTACATTTTAAAGATGAAGCAGAAGCATATCGCTATCACCTTGCACAAGAAATGAACCAATTACAAATGGATTATATTCCAAACAAAGGTAAAGAAGGGCCTTCTGTCATATCTAATGAGTTTTGGAAAAATTTTCCACCTTTTGAATATCATTTTTTAAGTATATCTAGACTTTTTCAAAACGAACTTATTTCTATCCTAGCAGTATTGATGTGGATAATCGTATCCCTGTTTGGGCTTTTTAAATTATCTAAAAACTTAAAAGCACTATAA
- a CDS encoding response regulator: protein MPILSQNSASGDIDSVGILISSSKEENINGNYKDGLKFATSAVQYANKGKDKTLQAKAYVSLANTYQAIKDFSSAKKYYNLALSKKTDDYFVNVASLNGLGNIYSMDITTADEAAAYFEKSIVYTLEAGKNEHSFYTYYNISGMYLNFKDPDKAYPYILEADTLLPLIDKEDPIYGLLQQLNFAIYHNQKEDHRLALSFINNALEIGEEHSLTRELIDIYDFKSEIHQELGEYDAALESLRKHFYYKDLDFNEVKNLQIEQVEADFKVKEFQQKAESSQLKSNAIFIGGISALLFLSTAFLIFYNHKRRLSFLALEKNNKALLQAKNEAEHAHKLKSELLVNISHDLRTPLYGVVGITEMLIENPSIIKTNKGLLNALKFSGDHLKSVVNNILKINEVESNNLTIKCTKVHLRNLLENITTSLHYLANEQKTELKLAIADEISSYYILDETNLTEVLLKLIDNALKNTKNGTVTLSVSLAEKEKGMDHITFKVSDTGTGISKENLAVIFDSFKQANTEENTSYGIGLGLPIVKSLMKIMGSKLFVKSDVGVGSEFSFILACEVAKNHDEQPMVSASKSLEILVVEDNKINQLVTQKLISTLGHKCTIAVNGEEAIKEYRNTHFDLILMDLNMPVMNGFEASEVISAENKHIPIIALTALEISEVKERCRNVGIRDIINKPINKEALEDIIQENVHPITIT from the coding sequence GTGCCTATTTTATCTCAAAATAGCGCAAGTGGCGATATAGATAGCGTGGGTATTTTAATTTCCTCTTCTAAGGAGGAAAACATAAACGGGAATTATAAGGATGGATTAAAATTTGCAACATCAGCCGTGCAATATGCAAATAAAGGTAAGGATAAAACCTTACAGGCAAAGGCTTATGTGAGTCTGGCAAATACCTATCAAGCCATAAAAGATTTCTCTTCCGCGAAAAAGTACTACAACCTCGCACTCAGCAAAAAGACAGATGATTACTTTGTAAACGTAGCTTCACTCAACGGTCTCGGTAATATATACTCAATGGATATAACCACGGCAGACGAGGCTGCTGCTTACTTTGAAAAGTCTATCGTATACACACTAGAGGCAGGCAAAAATGAGCATTCCTTTTATACCTATTACAATATATCGGGTATGTACCTAAATTTTAAAGATCCAGATAAAGCATATCCTTACATTCTAGAAGCCGATACGTTGTTGCCTCTCATTGACAAAGAAGACCCCATCTACGGGCTTTTACAGCAGTTGAACTTTGCTATTTATCACAACCAAAAAGAAGATCATAGACTTGCGCTCAGCTTTATCAATAACGCACTAGAGATAGGAGAGGAGCATAGCCTCACCAGAGAACTCATAGATATTTATGATTTTAAAAGTGAGATACATCAAGAGCTAGGAGAATATGATGCGGCTCTGGAAAGCCTTAGAAAACATTTCTATTATAAGGACTTAGATTTTAATGAGGTAAAAAATCTCCAAATAGAACAAGTTGAAGCAGATTTTAAAGTAAAAGAGTTCCAACAAAAAGCCGAATCGTCTCAATTAAAATCTAACGCTATCTTTATAGGAGGTATTAGTGCGCTGCTATTTTTAAGTACCGCCTTTTTAATCTTTTATAATCACAAAAGGCGGTTGTCATTCTTAGCACTTGAAAAAAATAATAAAGCACTATTACAAGCAAAAAATGAAGCAGAACACGCCCACAAATTAAAATCTGAGCTATTAGTTAACATTAGTCACGACTTGAGAACACCCTTGTACGGAGTGGTAGGAATCACAGAGATGCTTATAGAAAACCCTTCCATTATTAAGACAAATAAAGGTCTTTTGAATGCTTTAAAATTCTCTGGAGATCATTTAAAATCGGTGGTAAATAACATATTGAAGATTAATGAGGTAGAGTCTAACAACCTTACGATTAAGTGTACAAAGGTTCATTTACGTAACCTCTTAGAGAATATTACCACCTCCTTACATTATCTAGCAAACGAGCAAAAAACGGAACTAAAACTAGCTATTGCAGATGAGATTTCCAGCTACTACATCTTAGATGAAACTAATCTTACAGAGGTTCTTTTAAAACTCATTGATAATGCGCTTAAAAACACAAAAAATGGTACTGTAACGCTCAGTGTAAGTTTAGCTGAAAAAGAAAAAGGCATGGATCACATCACTTTTAAAGTCTCAGACACAGGAACAGGTATCTCTAAAGAAAATCTAGCAGTCATTTTTGATAGTTTTAAACAAGCTAATACAGAAGAAAACACCTCATACGGCATTGGTCTTGGACTGCCTATCGTCAAGTCCTTAATGAAGATTATGGGGAGTAAATTATTTGTAAAAAGTGATGTAGGTGTGGGGTCAGAATTCTCGTTTATATTGGCATGCGAGGTTGCAAAAAATCATGATGAGCAACCGATGGTTTCTGCATCTAAGAGTCTAGAAATACTAGTCGTTGAGGACAATAAAATCAACCAACTAGTAACTCAAAAACTAATAAGCACCCTAGGTCACAAGTGTACCATTGCTGTAAATGGAGAAGAAGCTATAAAAGAATATCGCAACACCCATTTTGATCTCATCTTAATGGATCTCAATATGCCCGTGATGAACGGATTTGAAGCCTCAGAAGTGATTTCAGCAGAAAACAAACATATACCTATAATAGCATTAACAGCACTAGAAATAAGCGAGGTAAAAGAGCGATGCCGCAATGTGGGCATACGTGATATAATCAATAAGCCTATAAACAAAGAAGCGCTTGAGGATATCATACAGGAGAATGTACACCCTATAACTATTACCTAG
- a CDS encoding TonB-dependent receptor: MKYLLSIILTIASYALATSQVSVEGLVTDSENEPILGATIIYTNIDTGLRDGTISDSEGTFRFKLKEIGSYLISISYVGMYPQEFKKEFTENKAYDLGNIKLLDNVDELQTVEILGRVRKDYNSDYSFSATKIAIKNKELPQAVATVTKELIDDRLAFQLPDAVKTVSGVSATGLYNHYNIRGITQADDGQVLNGMRTRQYYFLQPITSHLERVEVIKGPSSVTFSSADPGGTVNMVTKKPLTEQRNSVSFTTGSFGTLRATADFTGPLNNSKTLLYRFNAAFQEADSFRDVVNNNAILIAPSLSFIPNENTSLNVEMIYNDAQGNLDRGQPIFGAINGEFDLNSTPISRNVGASNDHYKNKEVILMASFRQQLTENLGFNAQYMKQTWDEDLAEHRVDGTAVDIDGNVIPTLARMRYDRRQQFWETDNFSAYFNYDIKKGNITNKFLVGYDATRWERQIGAGFLRARRYLTVSGGQANFDPENPDNFQQTVVDGVTIPVPAVPHFNLDSPFNGARNTDNYNLAELSIPANLNTSDGIYIQNQFKVGKLSALVNLRYEWFTDIFNYKGDEEEFKTNAFVPRLGLTYEVTDAISAYGTYLEGFQPHTNTVSLSPTSEGFFWAASPSRFDPLESTLFEVGAKGEFLKGRIFANLSIFDITQKNILLGDTYDLDSLTARGEQRSRGFETDISGYILPNFQLTASYAFTDATIEEDAIEEFIGERIGGAPKHNANFWARYDLRSTSALKGIGFGLGAQYVDERFTWYNPTYDTNRVLLPSYTVFDAAVYYKPNIAGIQLTLKLNNLFDETYWLGGLNPSRLGPGAPRNVLFNATYKF, encoded by the coding sequence ATGAAATATTTATTATCAATCATACTCACTATTGCTTCATATGCTTTGGCCACGAGCCAAGTTTCGGTAGAAGGACTTGTTACAGATTCAGAAAATGAGCCCATATTAGGCGCTACAATTATATATACAAATATTGATACAGGGCTACGTGATGGCACTATCTCTGATAGCGAGGGAACTTTTCGCTTTAAGCTAAAAGAAATAGGAAGCTATTTAATATCAATAAGCTACGTAGGAATGTATCCTCAAGAATTTAAAAAAGAGTTCACAGAAAATAAGGCGTATGACCTAGGTAATATCAAGCTACTAGATAATGTAGATGAGTTGCAAACGGTAGAGATATTAGGACGTGTAAGAAAGGATTATAATAGTGACTACTCTTTTTCTGCAACTAAAATTGCTATTAAAAATAAGGAACTACCGCAGGCAGTAGCAACGGTTACAAAAGAACTTATAGATGATAGACTAGCGTTTCAATTACCAGACGCCGTAAAAACTGTAAGTGGAGTATCTGCTACTGGATTATATAATCACTACAACATAAGAGGTATCACACAAGCAGATGATGGACAAGTACTCAATGGAATGCGTACTCGTCAATATTATTTTTTACAACCTATTACTTCTCATCTAGAACGAGTAGAGGTAATTAAAGGACCATCATCAGTTACATTTTCTAGTGCAGATCCTGGGGGAACGGTAAATATGGTGACAAAAAAACCACTTACGGAACAAAGGAATTCTGTAAGTTTTACAACAGGAAGTTTTGGAACATTGAGAGCTACTGCTGATTTTACAGGTCCATTAAATAATTCTAAGACACTGCTATATCGTTTTAATGCAGCTTTTCAAGAAGCCGACTCTTTTAGAGATGTAGTTAATAACAATGCTATTTTAATTGCACCGTCTCTAAGTTTTATACCTAATGAAAATACATCACTTAATGTCGAAATGATATACAATGATGCACAAGGAAACTTAGATAGAGGTCAACCAATTTTTGGTGCTATTAATGGAGAGTTTGACTTGAATAGCACGCCTATTTCTAGAAATGTGGGTGCTTCAAACGATCATTATAAAAATAAGGAAGTTATCCTAATGGCTAGCTTTAGACAGCAACTCACAGAAAATCTAGGATTTAATGCACAATATATGAAACAAACCTGGGATGAAGATCTAGCTGAGCACAGAGTAGATGGAACAGCTGTTGATATTGATGGTAATGTAATCCCTACACTTGCAAGAATGCGCTATGACAGAAGACAGCAATTCTGGGAGACAGATAACTTTAGTGCTTATTTTAATTATGATATTAAAAAAGGGAACATTACAAACAAGTTTCTTGTAGGTTATGATGCTACACGATGGGAGCGCCAGATAGGTGCAGGATTTCTCCGTGCAAGAAGATACTTAACTGTAAGTGGTGGACAGGCAAATTTTGATCCAGAAAATCCTGATAATTTCCAGCAAACTGTAGTAGATGGAGTAACAATACCAGTGCCTGCAGTTCCTCATTTTAACCTAGATAGCCCATTTAATGGAGCACGGAATACAGATAACTATAACCTTGCAGAATTATCTATTCCTGCAAATTTGAATACCTCTGATGGGATTTATATTCAGAATCAATTTAAAGTTGGGAAATTATCTGCTTTAGTTAATTTGAGATATGAGTGGTTTACAGATATTTTTAATTACAAAGGCGATGAAGAGGAATTTAAAACAAATGCTTTTGTACCTAGACTAGGTCTAACTTATGAAGTTACAGATGCAATTAGTGCATATGGTACTTATCTAGAAGGTTTTCAACCACATACAAATACGGTTTCCTTGTCCCCCACCTCTGAAGGTTTTTTTTGGGCCGCTTCACCTAGTAGATTTGATCCTCTAGAGAGTACCTTATTTGAAGTAGGTGCAAAAGGTGAATTTCTTAAAGGAAGAATATTTGCAAACCTTTCTATTTTTGATATTACTCAAAAAAATATCTTATTAGGAGACACCTATGATTTAGATAGTCTAACTGCTAGAGGAGAGCAACGAAGCAGAGGATTTGAAACGGATATTTCCGGTTATATATTACCTAATTTTCAACTTACGGCTTCTTATGCATTTACAGATGCTACCATAGAAGAGGATGCAATTGAAGAATTTATAGGAGAACGAATAGGCGGTGCACCAAAACACAATGCAAATTTTTGGGCACGATATGATTTAAGGTCTACTTCCGCTTTAAAAGGAATAGGTTTTGGATTAGGAGCACAATATGTTGATGAGCGTTTTACGTGGTATAATCCTACATATGATACAAATAGAGTATTACTGCCATCGTATACCGTTTTTGATGCGGCAGTTTATTATAAACCAAACATTGCAGGTATCCAGTTAACGCTCAAATTAAACAATTTATTTGATGAGACCTACTGGCTTGGTGGACTCAATCCTTCGAGATTAGGACCTGGAGCACCTAGAAATGTATTGTTCAATGCTACATATAAATTTTAA